The Priestia koreensis genomic interval GACTCACAGCGTCAAAAAAAGATGGGGGAAAAATATCTTTAAATCCCCTCATGGTTTAGAAATTGATTTGCATGATAATATCTGGATTACGGATATTACCTTAAATAAAGTTTATAAGTTTTCATCAAACGGAACGTTATTAAAGACGTTTGGTTCAGACTATCCTTTTTATATGGAGGGAGCGCTGCGCGTCCGAAATGAATTACCTCATTTCCCAACAGGAATGGATGAATATACGTTTGCTCGTCCAACAGATTTAACCGTATATGATGACGGTTCGTTTGTGGTGAGTGACGGTTATCGTAACCATCGTATTGTAAAATTCAATAAGGACGGGAAATTTATGTGGGAAAGAAACGAACTGGGGAATGGCCCTGAAGCGTTTAATCTTCCACATGGAATTAGTCACGATAAACAAGGAAACTTATATGTGGCTGATCGGAATAACGCACGCATCCAAGTGTTAAATAAAAATGGAGATTATATCACAAGTTGGAGACAAAAAGAGATTGGACGACCTTTTGGAGTAGAGGTAGGCGATGATGAGAAGGTCTATGTAGTAGATGGAGGAAATTCGCTCTATCCTGAACACGGTAAAGGGTCCAATCAAGTAATTGTATTAAACAAAAAAGGCGTTATTTTAAACCGCTTTGGCAAGTGGGGAGTAGGGAAGGGACAACTAGAAGTTCCTCATGATATTGCAGTTGACAAAGAGGGGAATATCTTCGTGGCTGAATTGAGAAATGAACGGCTACAGGAATTTAAGGTAATGAAACAGATTAAGGAAAGATAAAACGACACAGCAGTAAGTGTTGTGGTTCGCTAAAACACCCACAGATTTTCTAGCGTAGATCGTTTTTCAAATCGTCGATATTATAGAATCGTCCCATTTAGAAAGCATAGCTAATAAAATAGTTATGCTTTTTTATTAACCTATTTTATCGTCAATATCTTGCAAGATGATTCTGATTAGATGTGTTACACTGACCATTAGAAATTGTGAGAAGGGTGAATGTGTTATGAATCAAGAAGAGCGAACTGTGCGTTTTGATGTTGAGTTACAAATAGAAGCTTATCGTTTTGAAGGTATTATGCAAAAGTTCCCCAACCATTTTCACGAATACTACGTCATTGGGTTTAT includes:
- a CDS encoding peptidyl-alpha-hydroxyglycine alpha-amidating lyase family protein, translated to MKKKIIYPVLVILLIGITFIWLRSGGSETIYKKKSMEKEVPSSYTPEILWPTTKEDQKVAGEASGVAIDSHGNIYYLHRGKSTYGGNTLIKENTVIVIDGETHSVKKRWGKNIFKSPHGLEIDLHDNIWITDITLNKVYKFSSNGTLLKTFGSDYPFYMEGALRVRNELPHFPTGMDEYTFARPTDLTVYDDGSFVVSDGYRNHRIVKFNKDGKFMWERNELGNGPEAFNLPHGISHDKQGNLYVADRNNARIQVLNKNGDYITSWRQKEIGRPFGVEVGDDEKVYVVDGGNSLYPEHGKGSNQVIVLNKKGVILNRFGKWGVGKGQLEVPHDIAVDKEGNIFVAELRNERLQEFKVMKQIKER